The Fusarium oxysporum Fo47 chromosome II, complete sequence genome includes a region encoding these proteins:
- a CDS encoding ATP-NAD kinase-like domain-containing protein: protein MPCRIPGTMSRRSLLRGLTLLRPNSNQLLTCRFLTRPSSFTLAPQQTCRLLSTTSTHQTSEIRSIAELPNRISPRYLQSTKPGSSLLSLNWPKPPRNLLIIHKLYSDAVVEAVVKFSNYLHNEYPEVNLVFEPRIAQSLKDRLDFPIYASDSRSNMADKIDIIATFGGDGTVLRAASLYKLHGSVPPILSFNMGTLGFLGEWDFREYKKAWRETFMSGSDVATREANYPRGDWDKTSPVSYTAWERHKGKSMGAQRASKVLLRHRIKADVFDPSGNNINHWLSDTLSSEAKTGAKALAVPHEPSPSLRAINEISVHRGSHPHLAIIDIYQNGHFLTETTADGILISTPTGSTAYSLSAGGPIVHPLVKSLLITPISPCSLSFRSLVLPLDTKVTLRMSRKNRGRELDLSIDGKRCAGVSPGTEIRVEGEFVGRAGPGEEWHGGVPCMIRTEDDDPWVGGLTGLLKFNHPFGREPGGDEYAD, encoded by the coding sequence ATGCCATGCCGAATTCCTGGCACCATGTCTAGAAGGTCCCTCTTACGAGGCCTGACCCTCTTGAGGCCCAATAGTAATCAACTACTAACATGTCGCTTTCTAACTCGGCCATCATCATTCACTCTGGCACCACAACAAACATGCCGTCTTCTATCGACAACCTCGACTCATCAAACATCCGAGATTCGCAGCATCGCAGAACTTCCGAATAGAATAAGCCCACGCTATCTCCAAAGCACAAAGCCCGGGTCGTCGCTATTATCGCTGAACTGGCCCAAACCTCCTCGAAATCTCCTTATCATCCACAAGCTATACTCAGATGCCGTTGTCGAGGCTGTTGTCAAATTCTCGAACTACCTCCATAATGAATATCCAGAAGTCAACCTCGTGTTTGAGCCACGCATCGCCCAATCGCTAAAAGATCGTCTCGATTTTCCCATTTATGCTTCGGACTCTCGATCCAATATGGCAGACAAAATTGACATCATTGCAACTTTCGGAGGAGACGGTACTGTCCTACGAGCTGCAAGTCTCTACAAGCTCCATGGTTCTGTTCCTCCGATTCTATCGTTCAACATGGGAACACTAGGCTTCCTTGGCGAATGGGATTTCAGAGAGTACAAAAAAGCTTGGAGGGAGACGTTTATGAGTGGCAGTGACGTTGCTACCCGTGAGGCCAACTACCCCCGAGGTGATTGGGACAAGACAAGTCCAGTGTCATACACAGCATGGGAAAGGCATAAAGGCAAAAGCATGGGAGCACAACGAGCATCGAAGGTGTTGCTCCGTCATCgcatcaaggctgatgtgTTTGACCCGTCTGGTAACAACATCAATCATTGGTTGTCAGATACTTTGTCAAGCGAGGCGAAGACGGGGGCTAAGGCTCTAGCGGTGCCTCACGAGCCATCACCATCGCTGAGAGCTATCAACGAGATCTCGGTGCATCGGGGTTCTCATCCCCACCTAGCTATCATTGATATCTACCAGAATGGTCACTTTCTTACAGAGACCACTGCTGATGGTATCTTGATCAGCACCCCCACAGGCTCAACGGCATACAGTCTAAGTGCAGGGGGACCAATTGTCCATCCGCTTGTCAAATCTCTCCTCATTACACCCATCAGTCCTTGCAGTCTAAGTTTCCGATCCCTGGTGCTCCCGCTAGACACCAAAGTCACCTTACGAATGAGTCGCAAGAATCGTGGCCGTGAGCTTGACCTCAGCATTGATGGCAAGAGGTGTGCGGGAGTATCGCCAGGGACGGAGATTCGGGTAGAAGGCGAATTTGTTGGACGAGCCGGTCCAGGAGAGGAGTGGCATGGCGGTGTACCATGTATGATCAGgactgaggatgatgatcctTGGGTGGGTGGCTTGACTGGCCTACTCAAGTTCAATCATCCTTTTGGACGAGAACCTGGTGGGGATGAGTATGCCGATTAG